gagaaataaaaaaaatgcatgtaaaaaacatctTGGCCCTTAAGAGGATatcatatataatttaaaaaaaagagttaaagttttaaatgaaaaaaatgtggtcttttgtcatttattgagaaaataaactgGCAAGCACATTGAACTTTCCTCAGTCAAAATTTGTCcttctaaaacataataatattaataatgcagagCTTCACTTTTTGAAGGTTTATGGATAACAAAAATAGCccaattagtattaatattacctTGAACATGGGCCGCTTTTGGCTTCAAAACCttcatagtgttttttttcttcttcaagaataaggtccaagattcagAATAAACGTTGGGCTActtgtagtgaaagatgacttcacttttgTCATATTGTATGTTGTCTTGCTGGATGAGGATGTttgactcatgaaaaatattagtttgcatactgattagctgaagtcacactgatgtGACGTCAACAGATGATTCGGCTTTTTTCAacaggttattttcacaatttatgatggtgtagcagccaaaataggacaaatgaggttATGTATAGGACAAATTCTGTACTATCCCCTCCCCCCACactctggctacgggcctgaaataTGACAGAAGCATGAAATTATTTACAAACTTGCTGCTGTAAATCTGAGTGTTTGATATTTATAATCTGCAccgctaagaacttaatttgactATTTAAAAGGTGATTTTTTCTCAATGTTaggatttttttatgaaatattgacaataaaaatcaAGATTGAGATTTAGAGTTTATTGTTCGTTGTGTTTTAATCCACagtaggaggaagaggagtgaagaggaaagcggatgatgattttcacagtattttaggTGAAGGCAAACCATACGCTCTGCGGAAACGCATCAGAGTTGCAGAGCTGGAGAACACAAGAGACACAGAGATGAGCAGCTATCAAGAGAAAACCAGCTCAGGTGTGTCTCCATCAAAACTTGTACAGCTTCAGCACCATACATTTATCACCACTGAAGATTCTGAAACATGAAGCAGGGTGCAAAGTGTTTCACTCAGTTAGCTGCTAAATCCAGTGAGCATGCGGAGATTTTGGCCACTAGGCAACAATACAGTGTCTGGATCAAAGTGATTGATTTATCTATTATGGCCAAaatcaatacaatattatattatgatcATGCTCCATCAAGTTGAACACTTTctactgtaaacatgtcagaACTCAGATGTTGATTTGAACTTAATTCGGGCACTTTAAAGGGGATTTTCTCAATCTTTATATTCTGAagagtgtattgttcattgtgttgtcatccacattaggaggaagaggagtgaagcggaaagcggatgatgattttcacagtgttttaggTGAAGGTAAACCTTATGCACTGCGCAAACGCATCAAAGTTGCTGAGCTGGAGAACACAAGAGTGGACGCCGACACAGAGgcgtccagctcaggtcagtccactctttatgactggagaaatactggaaaactggagcactgctgccattcgttaaatcccagagtaaaataaatgccaattaatgaaataatcgattattaataattcattattgactgtaatccacatcaggaggaagaggagtgaagaggaaagcggatgatgattttcacagtgttttaggTGAAGGTAAACCTTATGCACTGCGGAAACGCATCAGAGCTGCTGAGACGTCCAGCGATGAGAACAGCAGCTCAGGTCAGTCTCCCGTTACAGAATCACACTTTTCTACAGTTTCATCACTTAAAATTCATAATACAGAGGCAAGCTGcaactcttagctgctgaccgagggtgcgtctcgctattagttttactcgatcttagtgcggcatttgataccattgaccacaatatcctcataaatcgcttaaagtctacaggtgtccagggacaggctctacaatggtttaagtcatacttaactgaccactaccagtttgtgaatcttaatggacagccttcacaaatctgcccagtaaagtatggggtgcctcaaggatcagttttaggccctttactgtttataatttacatgctacctctgggagacattattagaa
This sequence is a window from Danio rerio strain Tuebingen ecotype United States chromosome 16, GRCz12tu, whole genome shotgun sequence. Protein-coding genes within it:
- the LOC141378275 gene encoding uncharacterized protein isoform X1, with translation MEEGTPLHPRFKSKVTNEVWTRLKEELMKRTLEQVLLHIVGGRGVKRKADDDFHSILGEGKPYALRKRIRVAELENTRDTEMSSYQEKTSSGGRGVKRKADDDFHSVLGEGKPYALRKRIKVAELENTRVDADTEASSSGGRGVKRKADDDFHSVLGEGKPYALRKRIRAAETSSDENSSSGGRGVKRKADDDFHSVLGEGKPYALQKRIRAAETSSDENSSSGQSPVTESHFSTVSSLKIHNTEASCNS
- the LOC141378275 gene encoding uncharacterized protein isoform X5; the protein is MTEEVGGRGVKRKADDDFHSILGEGKPYALRKRIRVAELENTRDTEMSSYQEKTSSGGRGVKRKADDDFHSVLGEGKPYALRKRIKVAELENTRVDADTEASSSGGRGVKRKADDDFHSVLGEGKPYALRKRIRAAETSSDENSSSGQSPVTESHFSTVSSLKIHNTEASCNS
- the LOC141378275 gene encoding uncharacterized protein isoform X2, which encodes MLAEIEDRLFICGADKRGKSPLYSINSVVGGRGVKRKADDDFHSILGEGKPYALRKRIRVAELENTRDTEMSSYQEKTSSGGRGVKRKADDDFHSVLGEGKPYALRKRIKVAELENTRVDADTEASSSGGRGVKRKADDDFHSVLGEGKPYALRKRIRAAETSSDENSSSGGRGVKRKADDDFHSVLGEGKPYALQKRIRAAETSSDENSSSGQSPVTESHFSTVSSLKIHNTEASCNS